The Anolis carolinensis isolate JA03-04 chromosome 1, rAnoCar3.1.pri, whole genome shotgun sequence genome window below encodes:
- the tmed8 gene encoding protein TMED8 — protein MSDVLAAAAGTRFEPSAAGVFGSSGDSGLEGTKRDQKRLSLPPSPGPSEGQLGPVGPLSAAENEDITQRPEPTFQTEASLGNDASLCRLQNGSSLNEDTAEDSECGHGNQEEQDVVGKEILTDQIQPQKEEAVVQVRKCPTPEGPGDIVMIQSEYTGAVDVLSAELETTDLLGEQKKVRPPPLIPPTTWTSSKIRDFKAKMAKEKNARMVVKRGEVLTVRVPTHPDGKQVCWEFATEDYDIGFGVYFDWTPVTSTAITVQVSESSDEEDEEEEFEGPIPVGDVERGSKSYLRSHYGEIMPVYRRDSHHEVQIGSHEYPGEGIYLLKFDNSYSLLRNKILFFHVYYTS, from the exons ATGTCGGATGTGTTGGCCGCGGCCGCTGGCACCCGCTTCGAACCCTCCGCGGCCGGGGTCTTCGGCAGCAGCGGGGACAGTGGCCTCGAAGGGACAAAAAGGGACCAGAAGCGGCTCTCGCTTCCGCCTTCTCCAGGTCCATCAGAGGGGCAATTGGGTCCTGTGGGTCCCCTCAGCGCCGCAG aGAATGAAGATATAACTCAGCGGCCAGAACCTACATTCCAGACAGAAGCCAGTCTAGGAAATGATGCCTCGCTATGCAG GTTGCAGAATGGGTCATCTCTAAATGAAGATACTGCAGAGGATTCTGAATGTGGTCATGGAAATCAAGAAGAGCAAGATGTAGTGGGAAAGGAGATCCTAACAGATCAAATCCAACCACAAAAGGAG GAGGCTGTTGTGCAGGTGAGAAAATGCCCTACTCCAGAAGGGCCAGGTGATATAGTCATGATACAGTCAGAATATACTGGCGCTGTAGATGTCCTCTCAGCAGAGCTCGAAACAACAGATCTGCTGGGAGAGCAGAAAAAAG TTCGACCACCTCCCCTGATTCCACCAACCACTTGGACAAGCTCTAAGATAAGAGATTTCAAAGCAAAGATGGCCAAGGAAAAAAATGCTCGAATGGTGGTCAAACGGGGTGAGGTGTTAACAGTCCGGGTGCCAACTCACCCAGATGGAAAGCAAGTCTGCTGGGAATTTGCCACAGAAGATTATGACATTGGTTTTGGGGTCTATTTTGATTGGACCCCCGTTACTAGCACTGCCATTACTGTCCAGGTCAGTGAATCAAGTGATgaagaggatgaagaggaagagtTTGAAG GACCTATCCCTGTTGGTGATGTGGAAAGGGGCTCCAAAAGCTATTTGAGAAGCCATTATGGGGAGATCATGCCAGTCTACCGAAGGGACAGCCATCACGAAGTGCAAATAGGCAGCCACGAGTATCCAGGCGAAGGCATCTACTTGCTCAAATTCGATAACTCTTACTCTCTTCTACGCAACAAGATTCTTTTCTTCCATGTCTATTATACCAGCTAA
- the samd15 gene encoding sterile alpha motif domain-containing protein 15 isoform X8, protein MDTEDEDDKEYADDEDEEDDEDYYYDDEDEEEEEGEGEEGGDWRALRRKQRSLSRTKAKVDRGLSAEAELRPGSEASEQKLPEEAEPPASTGPPHLAWSPEEVAAWIADKGFPQYKIGITDFEDMKK, encoded by the coding sequence ATGGATACGGAGGACGAAGACGACAAAGAATACGCCGACGACGAGGATGAAGAGGACGACGAGGATTATTACTACGACGACGaggacgaagaggaggaggagggagaaggggaggaagggggcgACTGGAGGGCTCTCCGGAGGAAGCAGCGCTCCCTCTCTCGGACCAAAGCCAAGGTCGACCGCGGGCTCTCCGCGGAAGCCGAATTGAGGCCTGGCTCGGAGGCGTCGGAGCAGAAACTCCCCGAGGAAGCAGAGCCGCCCGCCTCCACGGGCCCCCCGCATTTGGCCTGGAGCCCCGAGGAAGTGGCCGCCTGGATTGCAGACAAGGGCTTCCCCCAGTACAAG